The following proteins are encoded in a genomic region of Stutzerimonas balearica DSM 6083:
- a CDS encoding efflux RND transporter periplasmic adaptor subunit: protein MPSSSSVRPLHRWLALLPCLLVLGGCADDSEPAAQPPRVAIVEPLQPARPAPEPLRFAGVVQSVTSTQLSFEVPGRIERIAVDEGTHVKRGQLLAELDRTDYQLQLREAKARLAQLEADLARKRELLAEGILAPAAVEPLQANTVAARVARDSALRDLARTRLKAPFDGVIARRLVEPDMVVAVGTPVFAMQDNGHVEVAVDLPENAALSLPLGPELEAEGQLVIADLSLPLRYKEHSTQPQEGARTYRLILQGDSPEEVNVLPGMAMRVELVRPVALQAPLPEHFRVPLAALQTASDGSHYLWFAADGRARRHRVQLQAIEQGDALVAGDGLEGGRPLVVAGASKLHEGQAIEARQRN from the coding sequence ATGCCCTCCTCTTCCTCCGTCCGACCGCTGCACCGCTGGCTTGCGCTGCTGCCCTGCCTGCTGGTGCTCGGCGGCTGTGCCGATGACAGCGAGCCGGCCGCGCAGCCCCCGCGGGTGGCGATCGTCGAGCCGCTGCAGCCCGCCCGCCCGGCGCCCGAACCGTTGCGTTTCGCCGGCGTGGTGCAGAGCGTGACCAGCACCCAGCTGTCGTTCGAGGTGCCCGGCCGCATCGAGCGCATCGCCGTCGACGAAGGCACGCACGTCAAGCGCGGCCAGCTGCTGGCCGAACTCGACCGCACCGACTACCAGCTGCAGCTGCGCGAGGCGAAGGCACGCCTGGCCCAGCTGGAGGCGGACCTGGCGCGCAAGCGCGAGCTGCTCGCCGAGGGCATCCTCGCCCCGGCGGCCGTCGAGCCGCTGCAGGCCAACACCGTGGCGGCGCGCGTGGCGCGCGACAGTGCCTTGCGCGACCTGGCTCGCACGCGCCTGAAGGCACCGTTCGACGGCGTCATCGCCCGCCGCCTCGTCGAGCCGGACATGGTCGTCGCGGTTGGCACCCCGGTGTTCGCCATGCAGGACAACGGCCACGTCGAGGTCGCCGTCGACCTCCCGGAAAATGCCGCGCTGAGCCTGCCGCTCGGCCCCGAGCTGGAGGCCGAGGGCCAACTGGTGATCGCCGATCTCAGCCTGCCGCTGCGCTACAAGGAACACAGCACGCAACCGCAGGAGGGCGCACGCACCTACCGCCTGATCCTGCAGGGCGACTCGCCTGAGGAGGTCAACGTGTTGCCCGGCATGGCCATGCGCGTCGAGCTGGTCCGCCCGGTGGCGCTGCAGGCACCGCTGCCGGAGCATTTCCGCGTACCACTGGCGGCGCTGCAGACCGCCAGCGACGGCAGCCACTACCTATGGTTCGCCGCCGACGGCCGCGCCCGCCGGCATCGCGTACAGCTGCAGGCGATCGAGCAGGGCGATGCGCTGGTCGCCGGCGACGGGCTCGAGGGTGGGCGCCCACTGGTCGTCGCCGGCGCCAGCAAGCTGCATGAGGGCCAGGCCATCGAAGCGCGGCAGCGGAACTGA
- a CDS encoding efflux RND transporter permease subunit has product MDFARYAITRAVNVWILVLTCLVGGVVAFFEIGRLEDPEFTIKEAVINTQYPGASALEVEQQVTETLESAIQQMSQVKEIRSRSMPELSEIRVEIQDRYAGDALPQIWDELRNKVGDAQGDLPSGARPPQVNDDFGDVYGIFYALTGEGMTPHELHELAKELRRSLLATDGVGKVEIAGVQEEQIVVQVNQAQLAALRIGPDEIAAALADADAAVEAGGVKSGQFFLRLRPSGAFDSLDELRALPVGQGDGRVDLGSIASIRRDYAERPRQIIRHNGEPALTLGISGISGSNIVKVGERVEATLEAIHYRMPVGAELHPLYQQHRIVDESVNSFALNVFLSVAIVVGVLCLAMGLRAGAIIGAVLFLTVLGTLFVMWLAGIELERISLGALIIAMGMLVDNAVVVCDGMLIQQRRGQSILQAAQQTLRQTQWALLGSTIIGILAFAGIGLSQDTTGEFLFSLFFVIAVSLLLSWLLALLAVPLFGHYLLESRQPDSSKEPDEPYHGPLYDRFRRLVRGVLRHAWLTVAVLVGLTALSLFGFTRLPQSFFPPSSTPIFYVNLFLPQGTHIRETSRTAEEVGQYLAGLDGVTDVSTFVGAGASRFMLTYMPEQPNSALMHFLVRTRDAERIEGLVREINDRLPRRYPSADVAAMQLMFGPNAESKLEARISGPDIATLRALSNEGQRRLEEQGRVFNIRDNWRQPVPVLQPRLALDRLADAGLTRQAVARSLSVASEGQQVSQLRERDELVPILLRAAPEDRASDDDLLQRLIWSPASARYVPLAQVADGVEPVTENTLIGRYDRVRTIAIRAEPLDGENTNAAHQRIRPLIESLDLPPDYRLEWGGDYEQSSEAQQALASTLATPYLAMVLVTVLLFARVRQPLMIWLVVPMAICGVTFGLLVTGQSFGFMALLGLLSLTGMLIKNAVVLVDEIDRQIDDQVPRLTAIVEASASRLRPVVMAAGTTVAGMIPLLFDPFFANMAVTIMGGLSFATLLTLLAVPCLYLLFMRVRAEETA; this is encoded by the coding sequence ATGGATTTCGCCCGTTACGCGATCACTCGCGCGGTCAACGTCTGGATACTGGTGCTCACCTGCCTGGTCGGCGGCGTGGTGGCGTTCTTCGAGATCGGCCGCCTGGAAGACCCCGAGTTCACCATCAAGGAAGCGGTGATCAACACCCAGTACCCCGGCGCCAGCGCGCTGGAGGTCGAGCAACAGGTCACCGAGACGCTTGAGAGCGCCATCCAGCAGATGTCGCAGGTCAAGGAGATCCGCTCGCGGTCGATGCCGGAACTCTCCGAAATCCGCGTGGAAATCCAGGATCGCTATGCCGGCGATGCCCTGCCGCAGATCTGGGACGAGCTGCGCAACAAGGTCGGCGACGCCCAGGGCGACCTGCCCTCCGGCGCGCGCCCACCACAGGTCAACGACGACTTCGGCGATGTCTACGGCATCTTCTATGCACTGACCGGCGAAGGCATGACACCGCACGAGCTGCACGAACTGGCCAAGGAACTGCGCCGCAGCCTGCTGGCCACCGACGGCGTGGGCAAGGTCGAGATCGCCGGCGTGCAGGAAGAGCAGATCGTCGTCCAGGTCAACCAGGCGCAGCTCGCCGCGCTGCGCATCGGCCCCGACGAGATCGCCGCGGCCCTGGCCGATGCCGACGCTGCGGTCGAAGCCGGCGGCGTGAAGAGCGGGCAGTTCTTCCTGCGCCTGCGCCCCAGCGGCGCCTTCGACTCGCTCGACGAGCTGCGCGCGCTGCCGGTCGGCCAGGGCGACGGGCGGGTCGATCTGGGCAGCATCGCCAGCATTCGCCGCGATTATGCCGAGCGCCCGCGGCAGATCATCCGGCACAACGGCGAGCCGGCGCTGACGCTGGGCATCAGCGGCATTTCCGGGAGCAACATCGTCAAGGTCGGCGAACGCGTCGAGGCCACGCTGGAAGCCATCCACTACCGCATGCCGGTCGGCGCCGAACTGCACCCGCTGTATCAGCAGCACCGCATCGTCGATGAATCGGTCAACAGCTTCGCGCTGAACGTCTTCCTCTCGGTGGCCATCGTGGTCGGCGTGCTGTGCCTGGCGATGGGCCTGCGCGCCGGCGCGATCATCGGTGCGGTGCTGTTTCTCACGGTGCTCGGCACGCTGTTCGTCATGTGGCTAGCCGGCATCGAGCTCGAACGCATCTCGCTGGGCGCGCTGATCATCGCCATGGGCATGCTGGTGGACAACGCGGTGGTGGTCTGCGATGGCATGCTGATCCAGCAGCGACGCGGGCAGAGCATTCTGCAGGCCGCACAGCAGACGCTGCGCCAGACCCAGTGGGCGCTGCTCGGCTCGACCATCATCGGCATCCTGGCCTTTGCCGGCATCGGCCTGTCGCAGGACACCACCGGCGAGTTTCTCTTCTCGCTGTTCTTCGTCATCGCCGTCTCGCTGCTGCTGAGCTGGCTGCTGGCGCTGCTGGCGGTCCCGCTGTTCGGTCACTACCTGCTCGAGTCGCGCCAGCCAGACAGCAGCAAGGAACCCGACGAGCCCTACCACGGCCCGCTCTACGACCGCTTCCGCCGGCTGGTGCGGGGCGTGCTGCGGCACGCCTGGCTGACGGTCGCGGTGCTGGTCGGCCTGACCGCGCTCAGCCTGTTCGGCTTCACCCGCCTGCCGCAGAGCTTCTTTCCGCCGTCGAGCACACCGATCTTCTACGTCAACCTGTTCCTCCCCCAGGGCACCCATATCCGCGAGACCAGCCGCACCGCCGAGGAGGTCGGCCAGTACCTGGCCGGGCTCGACGGCGTCACCGACGTTTCCACTTTCGTCGGCGCCGGCGCCTCGCGCTTCATGCTCACCTACATGCCCGAGCAGCCGAACTCGGCGTTGATGCACTTTCTGGTGCGCACCCGCGACGCCGAACGCATCGAGGGCCTGGTGCGCGAGATCAACGATCGCCTGCCGCGTCGCTACCCCTCGGCGGACGTCGCGGCCATGCAGCTCATGTTCGGCCCCAACGCCGAATCCAAGCTGGAGGCCCGCATCAGCGGGCCGGACATCGCCACCCTGCGCGCCCTGTCGAACGAGGGCCAGCGCCGGCTCGAGGAGCAGGGCCGGGTGTTCAACATCCGCGACAACTGGCGCCAGCCGGTGCCGGTCCTGCAGCCCCGCCTGGCCCTCGACCGGCTGGCCGATGCCGGCCTGACGCGCCAGGCGGTCGCGCGCTCGCTGTCGGTGGCCAGCGAGGGCCAGCAGGTAAGCCAGCTGCGCGAGCGCGACGAGCTGGTGCCGATCCTGCTGCGCGCGGCGCCGGAAGACCGCGCCAGCGACGACGACCTCTTGCAACGCCTGATCTGGAGCCCGGCGAGCGCGCGCTACGTGCCACTGGCCCAGGTCGCCGACGGCGTCGAGCCGGTCACCGAGAACACCCTCATCGGCCGCTACGACCGGGTGCGCACCATTGCCATCCGCGCCGAGCCGCTGGACGGCGAAAACACCAACGCCGCCCATCAGCGTATTCGTCCGCTGATCGAGAGCCTCGACCTGCCGCCGGACTACCGCCTGGAATGGGGTGGCGACTACGAGCAGTCCAGCGAGGCGCAGCAGGCGCTGGCCAGCACGCTGGCCACGCCGTACCTGGCCATGGTGCTGGTCACCGTGTTGCTGTTCGCCCGCGTGCGCCAGCCGCTGATGATCTGGCTGGTGGTGCCGATGGCCATCTGCGGGGTGACCTTCGGCCTGCTGGTCACCGGTCAGTCGTTCGGCTTCATGGCCCTGCTCGGCCTGCTCAGCCTGACCGGCATGCTGATCAAGAATGCGGTGGTGCTGGTCGACGAGATCGATCGGCAGATCGACGACCAGGTGCCGCGCCTGACCGCCATCGTCGAAGCCTCCGCCTCGCGCCTGCGCCCGGTGGTAATGGCTGCCGGCACCACGGTGGCGGGCATGATCCCGCTGCTGTTCGACCCGTTCTTCGCCAACATGGCCGTCACCATCATGGGTGGCCTGAGCTTCGCGACGCTGCTGACCCTGCTCGCCGTGCCCTGCCTGTACCTGCTGTTCATGCGCGTGCGCGCGGAGGAAACCGCATGA
- a CDS encoding efflux transporter outer membrane subunit yields the protein MARTALSAVLAATLALAACSSVPPQPPPELPPEWFGPASAAPLDEQALADWWQRFDDPQLSAVVQRAMQRNHDVRLAMQRVEAARAQLRQSRAGLFPTFDLPGSASRQWIENDQQAPAEGPLAEIVPDDDWISFDSWELALQATWELDLFGATRARSEAAGQALRSAQAQAVAARLAVAANAAQGYLQLRALAAQRALLVEAIAIARELERIAGLLFHAGEVTRLDVEATAAERAGLEAELGALEIDLAEAGLALDTLLAEPPGSHAARLAEPAPIPLAQDPIPAGQPIDLLRRRPDLIAEAARLRGSELEALAARRDLFPTLAVQAAVGRSGLALGDAISSASNFARVGATFGLPFLDYRRRGAAIDLADVENRSAYIGFEQALAEALEEVERALARIDGQTRRHAALERTLAYRQRTYALAQRSYRVGEVNLSEVLDAQRGALQARQRAVAGRSALATAQVALFVALGGGWTGASEGPAHAGDD from the coding sequence ATGGCTCGCACTGCCCTATCCGCCGTGCTGGCGGCCACGCTGGCGCTTGCTGCCTGCTCGAGCGTCCCGCCGCAACCGCCGCCCGAGCTTCCACCCGAGTGGTTCGGCCCGGCCTCGGCCGCTCCGCTCGATGAGCAGGCGCTGGCCGACTGGTGGCAGCGCTTCGACGACCCGCAGCTGAGCGCCGTGGTGCAGCGCGCCATGCAGCGCAACCATGACGTGCGCCTGGCCATGCAGCGGGTCGAGGCGGCACGCGCGCAGCTGCGCCAGTCGCGCGCCGGGCTGTTCCCGACCTTCGACCTGCCCGGCTCGGCCAGCCGGCAATGGATCGAGAACGATCAGCAGGCGCCGGCCGAAGGCCCGCTCGCCGAGATCGTGCCGGACGACGACTGGATCAGCTTCGACAGCTGGGAGCTGGCCCTGCAGGCCACCTGGGAGCTCGACCTGTTCGGCGCCACCCGAGCCCGCAGCGAGGCCGCCGGCCAGGCGTTGCGCTCGGCCCAGGCGCAGGCGGTCGCCGCCCGCCTGGCGGTGGCCGCCAACGCCGCGCAGGGCTACCTGCAGTTGCGGGCGCTGGCGGCGCAGCGCGCCTTGCTGGTCGAGGCCATCGCCATTGCCCGCGAACTCGAGCGCATCGCCGGGCTGCTGTTCCATGCCGGCGAAGTGACCCGCCTGGACGTCGAGGCCACCGCGGCGGAGCGCGCCGGGCTTGAAGCCGAGCTCGGCGCGCTGGAGATCGACCTGGCCGAAGCCGGGCTCGCACTCGACACGCTGCTGGCCGAGCCACCGGGCAGCCATGCCGCACGCCTGGCCGAGCCGGCGCCGATCCCGCTGGCGCAGGACCCCATCCCGGCCGGCCAACCGATCGACCTGCTGCGCCGACGGCCGGACCTGATCGCCGAGGCGGCACGCCTGCGCGGCAGCGAACTGGAGGCGCTGGCGGCACGCCGCGACCTGTTCCCGACCCTGGCCGTACAGGCCGCGGTCGGCCGTTCGGGGCTGGCCCTGGGGGACGCGATTTCCAGCGCGTCGAACTTCGCCCGGGTCGGCGCGACCTTTGGCCTGCCGTTTCTCGACTACCGCCGACGCGGCGCGGCCATCGACCTGGCCGATGTCGAGAACCGCAGCGCCTACATCGGTTTCGAGCAGGCCCTGGCCGAGGCGCTGGAAGAGGTCGAGCGCGCGCTGGCGCGGATCGACGGGCAGACCCGGCGGCACGCCGCGCTCGAACGCACCCTGGCGTATCGCCAGCGCACCTATGCCCTGGCCCAGCGCAGCTACCGGGTCGGCGAGGTGAACCTCAGCGAAGTGCTCGACGCCCAGCGCGGCGCGCTCCAGGCGCGCCAGCGCGCGGTCGCCGGGCGCTCGGCGCTGGCCACCGCCCAGGTCGCCCTGTTCGTCGCGCTGGGGGGCGGTTGGACGGGCGCGAGCGAGGGCCCCGCGCACGCCGGAGACGACTGA
- a CDS encoding NCS2 family permease: MLEKLFQLKAHHTTVRTEILAGLTTFLTMAYILFVNPSILAEAGMDHGAVFVATCLAAAIGSAVMGLLANYPIALAPGMGLNAFFTYTVVLTMGYTWQTALGAVFLSGAIFFALSIFKIREWIIHSIPLALRAGIAAGIGLFLAIIALKNAGIVVDNPATLVGLGDLTSGGPLLACLGFFVIAALAYRKVTGAVMIGILLVTGLSIVLGLSELGSVVSMPPSLAPTLLQLDIAGALDIGLLSVIFAFLFVDLFDTSGTLIGVAQKADLLDKDGRMPRLGRALLADSTATMAGAALGTSTTTSYIESAAGISSGGRTGLTACVVALLFLLSLFFAPLAGAVPAYATAPALLFVAVLMMSSLAGIDWDDLTVAAPVAIAALAMPLTFSIANGIAFGFIAWTAIKLLAGRWRELSPAMWILSALFVIKLGFFNG; the protein is encoded by the coding sequence ATGCTGGAAAAGCTGTTCCAACTCAAGGCTCACCACACCACGGTGCGCACCGAGATCCTCGCCGGTCTCACGACCTTTCTGACGATGGCCTACATCCTGTTCGTCAACCCGAGCATCCTTGCCGAGGCCGGGATGGACCACGGCGCGGTGTTCGTCGCTACCTGCCTGGCCGCGGCCATCGGCTCGGCGGTGATGGGCCTGCTGGCCAACTACCCGATCGCGCTGGCGCCGGGCATGGGGCTGAACGCCTTCTTCACCTACACCGTGGTGCTGACCATGGGCTACACCTGGCAGACCGCGCTGGGCGCCGTGTTCCTCTCCGGTGCGATCTTCTTCGCGCTGTCGATCTTCAAGATCCGCGAGTGGATCATCCACAGCATTCCGCTGGCCCTGCGCGCCGGCATCGCCGCGGGCATCGGCCTGTTCCTGGCGATCATCGCGCTGAAGAACGCCGGCATCGTGGTCGACAACCCGGCCACCCTGGTCGGCCTCGGCGACCTCACCAGCGGCGGGCCGCTGCTGGCCTGCCTGGGCTTCTTCGTGATCGCCGCACTGGCCTACCGCAAGGTCACCGGCGCGGTGATGATCGGCATCCTGCTGGTCACCGGGCTGTCGATCGTGCTCGGCCTCTCCGAACTGGGCTCGGTGGTCTCGATGCCGCCGTCGCTGGCGCCGACCCTGCTGCAACTGGACATCGCCGGCGCACTGGACATCGGCCTGCTCTCGGTGATCTTCGCCTTTCTCTTCGTCGATCTGTTCGACACCTCCGGCACCCTGATCGGTGTCGCACAAAAGGCCGACCTGCTGGACAAGGACGGCCGCATGCCGCGCCTGGGCCGCGCCCTGCTGGCCGACAGCACCGCGACCATGGCCGGTGCCGCGCTGGGCACCTCGACCACCACCAGCTACATCGAGTCGGCCGCCGGCATCAGCTCCGGCGGGCGCACGGGCCTGACCGCCTGCGTGGTCGCCCTGCTGTTCCTGCTCAGCCTGTTCTTCGCCCCGCTGGCTGGCGCCGTGCCGGCCTACGCCACCGCCCCGGCGCTGCTGTTCGTCGCCGTGCTGATGATGAGCAGCCTGGCCGGCATCGACTGGGACGACCTCACCGTCGCCGCGCCGGTGGCCATCGCCGCGCTGGCCATGCCGCTGACCTTCTCCATCGCCAACGGCATCGCCTTCGGCTTCATCGCCTGGACCGCCATCAAGCTGCTGGCCGGCCGCTGGCGCGAGCTGAGCCCGGCGATGTGGATCCTCTCGGCGCTGTTCGTGATCAAGCTGGGCTTCTTCAACGGCTGA